A portion of the Homo sapiens chromosome 16, GRCh38.p14 Primary Assembly genome contains these proteins:
- the ATXN2L gene encoding ataxin-2-like protein isoform 19 (isoform 19 is encoded by transcript variant 25): MLKPQPLQQPSQPQQPPPTQQAVARRPPGGTSPPNGGLPGPLATSAAPPGPPAAASPCLGPVAAAGSGLRRGAEGILAPQPPPPQQHQERPGAAAIGSARGQSTGKGPPQSPVFEGVYNNSRMLHFLTAVVGSTCDVKVKNGTTYEGIFKTLSSKFELAVDAVHRKASEPAGGPRREDIVDTMVFKPSDVMLVHFRNVDFNYATKDKFTDSAIAMNSKVNGEHKEKVLQRWEGGDSNSDDYDLESDMSNGWDPNEMFKFNEENYGVKTTYDSSLSSYTVPLEKDNSEEFRQRELRAAQLAREIESSPQYRLRIAMENDDGRTEEEKHSAVQRQGSGRESPSLASREGKYIPLPQRVREGPRGGVRCSSSRGGRPGLSSLPPRGPHHLDNSSPGPGSEARGINGGPSRMSPKAQRPLRGAKTLSSPSNRPSGETSVPPPPAVGRMYPPRSPKSAAPAPISASCPEPPIGSAVPTSSASIPVTSSVSDPGVGSISPASPKISLAPTDVKELSTKEPGRTLEPQELARIAGKVPGLQNEQKRFQLEELRKFGAQFKLQPSSSPENSLDPFPPRILKEEPKGKEKEVDGLLTSEPMGSPVSSKTESVSDKEDKPPLAPSGGTEGPEQPPPPCPSQTGSPPVGLIKGEDKDEGPVAEQVKKSTLNPNAKEFNPTKPLLSVNKSTSTPTSPGPRTHSTPSIPVLTAGQSGLYSPQYISYIPQIHMGPAVQAPQMYPYPVSNSVPGQQGKYRGAKGSLPPQRSDQHQPASAPPMMQAAAAAGPPLVAATPYSSYIPYNPQQFPGQPAMMQPMAHYPSQPVFAPMLQSNPRMLTSGSHPQAIVSSSTPQYPSAEQPTPQALYATVHQSYPHHATQLHAHQPQPATTPTGSQPQSQHAAPSPVQQHQAGQAPHLGSGQPQQNLYHPGALTGTPPSLPPGPSAQSPQSSFPQPAAVYAIHHQQLPHGFTNMAHVTQAHVQTGITAAPPPHPGAPHPPQVMLLHPPQSHGGPPQGAVPQSGVPALSASTPSPYPYIGHPQGEQPGQAPGFPGGADDRILQSHPSQQLPFHPPGN; encoded by the exons ATGTTGAAGCCTCAGCCGCTACAACAGccctcccagccccagcagcCGCCCCCCACGCAACAGGCCGTGGCCCGTCGGCCCCCCGGGGGCACCAGCCCTCCCAACGGCGGCCTCCCGGGGCCGCTGGCCACCTCTGCGGCTCCTCCCGGGCCTCCAGCGGCCGCCTCCCCCTGCCTGGGGCCTGTGGCCGCTGCCGGGAGCGGGCTCCGCCGGGGAGCCGAAGGCATCTTGgcgccgcagccgccgccgccgcagcaaCACCAGGAGAGGCCGGGGGCAGCCGCCATCGGCAGCGCCAG ggGACAGAGCACAGGAAAGGGACCCCCACAGTCACCT GTGTTTGAAGGCGTCTACAACAATTCCAGAATGCTGCATTTCCTTACAGCTGTTGTG GGCTCCACTTGTGATGTAAAGGTGAAAAATGGTACCACTTATGAGGGTATCTTCAAGACGCTAAGCTCAAAG TTTGAACTAGCCGTGGATGCTGTGCACCGGAAAGCATCTGAGCCAGCAGGTGGCCCTCGTCGGGAGGACATTGTGGACACCATGGTGTTTAAGCCAAGTGATGTCATGCTTGTTCACTTCCGAAATGTTGACTTCAACTATGCTACTAAAG ACAAGTTCACCGATTCAGCCATTGCCATGAACTCGAAAGTGAATGGGGAACACAAAGAGAAGGTGCTTCAGCGCTGGGAGGGGGGTGACAGCAACAGCGACGACTATGACCTCGAGTCTGACATG tccAATGGATGGGACCCCAATGAAATGTTCAAGTTCAATGAGGAGAACTACGGTGTGAAGACTACCTATGATAGCAGTCTTTCTTCTTATAC GGTGCCCTTAGAAAAGGACAACTCAGAAGAGTTTCGTCAGCGAGAGCTGCGTGCGGCCCAGTTGGCTCGAGAGATTGAATCAAGCCCCCAGTACCGCCTACGGATCGCCATGGAGAACGACGATGGGCGCACTGAAGAGGAGAAGCACAGTGCAGTCCAGCGGCAGGGCTCAGGGCGGGAGAGCCCCAGCTTGGCATCCAG GGAGGGGAAGTATATCCCTCTGCCTCAACGAGTCCGGGAAGGTCCCCGGGGAGGAGTTCGATGCAGCAGCTCTCGGGGCGGTCGGCCTGGCCTTAGCTCTTTGCCACCTCGTGGCCCTCACCATCTGGACAACAGCAGCCCTGGCCCAGGTTCTGAGGCCCGTGGTATCAATGGAG gcCCTTCCCGCATGTCCCCAAAGGCACAACGGCCTCTGAGAGGTGCCAAGACTCTGTCTTCGCCCAGTAATAGGCCTTCTGGAGAAACTTCTGTTCCACCTCCTCCTGCAG TGGGCCGGATGTATCCCCCGCGTTCTCCCAAGTCTGCTGCCCCTGCCCCAATCTCAGCTTCCTGTCCAGAGCCTCCCATCGGCTCGGCAGTGCCAACCTCTTCAGCCTCCATCCCTGTGACCTCATCAGTCTCAGATCCTGGAGTGGGCTCCATTTCTCCAGCTTCTCCAAAGATCTCCCTGGCCCCCACAGATG TAAAAGAACTCTCTACCAAGGAACCTGGGAGAACTCTGGAGCCCCAGGAGCTGGCTCGGATAGCTGGGAAAG TCCCTGGTCTTCAGAATGAACAGAAACGATTCCAACTGGAAGAACTGAGAAAGTTTGGGGCCCAGTTTAAG CTTCAGCCCAGTAGCTCCCCTGAGAACAGCCTGGATCCTTTTCCTCCCCGGATCTTAAAGGAGGAGcccaaaggaaaggagaaagaggttgatgGTCTGTTGACTTCAGAGCCCATGGGGTCTCCCGTCTCCTCCAAGACAGAGTCCGTATCGGATAAGGAGGACAAACCACCCCTGGCACCATCAGGAGGCACTGAGGGGCCAGAGCAGCCCCCACCACCTTGTCCAAGCCAAACTGGCAGCCCCCCGGTGGGCCTCATCAAGGGAGAAGACAAAGATGAGGGCCCTGTTGCTGA ACAAGTAAAGAAATCAACGTTGAACCCTAATGCTAAGGAGTTCAATCCTACAAAGCCTCTGCTGTCTGTG AATAAATCCACCAGTACCCCAACTTCTCCGGGGCCCCGGACTCATTCAACTCCCTCCATCCCGGTGCTGACAGCAGGCCAGAGTGGGCTATACAGCCCCCAGTACATCTCCTACATACCTCAGATCCACATGGGACCAGCTGTGCAG GCACCTCAGATGTATCCATATCCTGTATCCAATTCAGTGCCTGGGCAGCAGGGCAAGTACCGGGGAGCAAAAG gcTCCCTTCCTCCGCAGCGCTCGGACCAACACCAGCCAGCCTCAGCCCCGCCGATGATGCAGGCCGCCGCGGCTGCTGGCCCGCCTCTGGTGGCTGCCACGCCCTATTCTTCCTACATCCCCTACAACCCTCAGCAGTTCCCAGGCCAGCCAGCCATGATGCAGCCCATGGCCCACTACCCCTCACAG CCGGTGTTTGCCCCCATGCTTCAGAGCAACCCACGCATGCTGACGTCGGGCAGCCATCCCCAGGCCATCGTGTCATCCTCTACCCCTCAGTACCCTTCTGCAGAGCAGCCTACCCCCCAAGCCCTTTATG CCACTGTTCACCAGTCCTACCCACACCATGCCACACAGCTCCATGCCCACCAGCCGCAGCCGGCTACCACGCCTACTGGAAGCCAGCCGCAGTCCCAGCATGCGGCCCCCAGTCCTGTCCAG CAGCATCAGGCGGGGCAGGCCCCACACTTGGGCAGTGGACAGCCACAGCAGAATCTGTACCACCCAGGGGCCCTGACAGGCACGCCGCCCTCTCTGCCACCGGGACCTTCTGCCCAGTCCCCTCAGAGCAGCTTCCCCCAGCCAGCCGCTGTGTATGCCATCCACCACCAGCAGCTGCCCCACGGCTtcaccaacatggcccatgttACCCAG gCCCATGTCCAAACTGGAATCACAGCAGCCCCGCCCCCTCACCCTGGGGCTCCCCACCCgccccaggtgatgctgctgcaCCCACCCCAGAGTCATGGGGGGCCCCCCCAAGGCGCGGTGCCCCAGAGTGGGGTGCCTGCACTCTCAGCTTCCACACCCTCACCCTACCCCTACATCGGACACCCCCAAGGTGAGCAGCCTGGCCAGGCGCCTGGATTTCCAGGAGGAGCCGATGACAGGATTC TTCAATCTCATCCCTCCCAGCAGCTCCCCTTCCACCCCCCGGGGAACTGA
- the ATXN2L gene encoding ataxin-2-like protein isoform 29 (isoform 29 is encoded by transcript variant 35), with the protein MLKPQPLQQPSQPQQPPPTQQAVARRPPGGTSPPNGGLPGPLATSAAPPGPPAAASPCLGPVAAAGSGLRRGAEGILAPQPPPPQQHQERPGAAAIGSARGQSTGKGPPQSPVFEGVYNNSRMLHFLTAVVGSTCDVKVKNGTTYEGIFKTLSSKFELAVDAVHRKASEPAGGPRREDIVDTMVFKPSDVMLVHFRNVDFNYATKDKFTDSAIAMNSKVNGEHKEKVLQRWEGGDSNSDDYDLESDMSNGWDPNEMFKFNEENYGVKTTYDSSLSSYTVPLEKDNSEEFRQRELRAAQLAREIESSPQYRLRIAMENDDGRTEEEKHSAVQRQGSGRESPSLASREGKYIPLPQRVREGPRGGVRCSSSRGGRPGLSSLPPRGPHHLDNSSPGPGSEARGINGGPSRMSPKAQRPLRGAKTLSSPSNRPSGETSVPPPPAAPPFLPVGRMYPPRSPKSAAPAPISASCPEPPIGSAVPTSSASIPVTSSVSDPGVGSISPASPKISLAPTDVKELSTKEPGRTLEPQELARIAGKVPGLQNEQKRFQLEELRKFGAQFKLQPSSSPENSLDPFPPRILKEEPKGKEKEVDGLLTSEPMGSPVSSKTESVSDKEDKPPLAPSGGTEGPEQPPPPCPSQTGSPPVGLIKGEDKDEGPVAEQVKKSTLNPNAKEFNPTKPLLSVNKSTSTPTSPGPRTHSTPSIPVLTAGQSGLYSPQYISYIPQIHMGPAVQAPQMYPYPVSNSVPGQQGKYRGAKGSLPPQRSDQHQPASAPPMMQAAAAAGPPLVAATPYSSYIPYNPQQFPGQPAMMQPMAHYPSQPVFAPMLQSNPRMLTSGSHPQAIVSSSTPQYPSAEQPTPQALYATVHQSYPHHATQLHAHQPQPATTPTGSQPQSQHAAPSPVQHQAGQAPHLGSGQPQQNLYHPGALTGTPPSLPPGPSAQSPQSSFPQPAAVYAIHHQQLPHGFTNMAHVTQAHVQTGITAAPPPHPGAPHPPQVMLLHPPQSHGGPPQGAVPQSGVPALSASTPSPYPYIGHPQALSDPDCLLT; encoded by the exons ATGTTGAAGCCTCAGCCGCTACAACAGccctcccagccccagcagcCGCCCCCCACGCAACAGGCCGTGGCCCGTCGGCCCCCCGGGGGCACCAGCCCTCCCAACGGCGGCCTCCCGGGGCCGCTGGCCACCTCTGCGGCTCCTCCCGGGCCTCCAGCGGCCGCCTCCCCCTGCCTGGGGCCTGTGGCCGCTGCCGGGAGCGGGCTCCGCCGGGGAGCCGAAGGCATCTTGgcgccgcagccgccgccgccgcagcaaCACCAGGAGAGGCCGGGGGCAGCCGCCATCGGCAGCGCCAG ggGACAGAGCACAGGAAAGGGACCCCCACAGTCACCT GTGTTTGAAGGCGTCTACAACAATTCCAGAATGCTGCATTTCCTTACAGCTGTTGTG GGCTCCACTTGTGATGTAAAGGTGAAAAATGGTACCACTTATGAGGGTATCTTCAAGACGCTAAGCTCAAAG TTTGAACTAGCCGTGGATGCTGTGCACCGGAAAGCATCTGAGCCAGCAGGTGGCCCTCGTCGGGAGGACATTGTGGACACCATGGTGTTTAAGCCAAGTGATGTCATGCTTGTTCACTTCCGAAATGTTGACTTCAACTATGCTACTAAAG ACAAGTTCACCGATTCAGCCATTGCCATGAACTCGAAAGTGAATGGGGAACACAAAGAGAAGGTGCTTCAGCGCTGGGAGGGGGGTGACAGCAACAGCGACGACTATGACCTCGAGTCTGACATG tccAATGGATGGGACCCCAATGAAATGTTCAAGTTCAATGAGGAGAACTACGGTGTGAAGACTACCTATGATAGCAGTCTTTCTTCTTATAC GGTGCCCTTAGAAAAGGACAACTCAGAAGAGTTTCGTCAGCGAGAGCTGCGTGCGGCCCAGTTGGCTCGAGAGATTGAATCAAGCCCCCAGTACCGCCTACGGATCGCCATGGAGAACGACGATGGGCGCACTGAAGAGGAGAAGCACAGTGCAGTCCAGCGGCAGGGCTCAGGGCGGGAGAGCCCCAGCTTGGCATCCAG GGAGGGGAAGTATATCCCTCTGCCTCAACGAGTCCGGGAAGGTCCCCGGGGAGGAGTTCGATGCAGCAGCTCTCGGGGCGGTCGGCCTGGCCTTAGCTCTTTGCCACCTCGTGGCCCTCACCATCTGGACAACAGCAGCCCTGGCCCAGGTTCTGAGGCCCGTGGTATCAATGGAG gcCCTTCCCGCATGTCCCCAAAGGCACAACGGCCTCTGAGAGGTGCCAAGACTCTGTCTTCGCCCAGTAATAGGCCTTCTGGAGAAACTTCTGTTCCACCTCCTCCTGCAG CTCCCCCTTTTCTTCCAGTGGGCCGGATGTATCCCCCGCGTTCTCCCAAGTCTGCTGCCCCTGCCCCAATCTCAGCTTCCTGTCCAGAGCCTCCCATCGGCTCGGCAGTGCCAACCTCTTCAGCCTCCATCCCTGTGACCTCATCAGTCTCAGATCCTGGAGTGGGCTCCATTTCTCCAGCTTCTCCAAAGATCTCCCTGGCCCCCACAGATG TAAAAGAACTCTCTACCAAGGAACCTGGGAGAACTCTGGAGCCCCAGGAGCTGGCTCGGATAGCTGGGAAAG TCCCTGGTCTTCAGAATGAACAGAAACGATTCCAACTGGAAGAACTGAGAAAGTTTGGGGCCCAGTTTAAG CTTCAGCCCAGTAGCTCCCCTGAGAACAGCCTGGATCCTTTTCCTCCCCGGATCTTAAAGGAGGAGcccaaaggaaaggagaaagaggttgatgGTCTGTTGACTTCAGAGCCCATGGGGTCTCCCGTCTCCTCCAAGACAGAGTCCGTATCGGATAAGGAGGACAAACCACCCCTGGCACCATCAGGAGGCACTGAGGGGCCAGAGCAGCCCCCACCACCTTGTCCAAGCCAAACTGGCAGCCCCCCGGTGGGCCTCATCAAGGGAGAAGACAAAGATGAGGGCCCTGTTGCTGA ACAAGTAAAGAAATCAACGTTGAACCCTAATGCTAAGGAGTTCAATCCTACAAAGCCTCTGCTGTCTGTG AATAAATCCACCAGTACCCCAACTTCTCCGGGGCCCCGGACTCATTCAACTCCCTCCATCCCGGTGCTGACAGCAGGCCAGAGTGGGCTATACAGCCCCCAGTACATCTCCTACATACCTCAGATCCACATGGGACCAGCTGTGCAG GCACCTCAGATGTATCCATATCCTGTATCCAATTCAGTGCCTGGGCAGCAGGGCAAGTACCGGGGAGCAAAAG gcTCCCTTCCTCCGCAGCGCTCGGACCAACACCAGCCAGCCTCAGCCCCGCCGATGATGCAGGCCGCCGCGGCTGCTGGCCCGCCTCTGGTGGCTGCCACGCCCTATTCTTCCTACATCCCCTACAACCCTCAGCAGTTCCCAGGCCAGCCAGCCATGATGCAGCCCATGGCCCACTACCCCTCACAG CCGGTGTTTGCCCCCATGCTTCAGAGCAACCCACGCATGCTGACGTCGGGCAGCCATCCCCAGGCCATCGTGTCATCCTCTACCCCTCAGTACCCTTCTGCAGAGCAGCCTACCCCCCAAGCCCTTTATG CCACTGTTCACCAGTCCTACCCACACCATGCCACACAGCTCCATGCCCACCAGCCGCAGCCGGCTACCACGCCTACTGGAAGCCAGCCGCAGTCCCAGCATGCGGCCCCCAGTCCTGTCCAG CATCAGGCGGGGCAGGCCCCACACTTGGGCAGTGGACAGCCACAGCAGAATCTGTACCACCCAGGGGCCCTGACAGGCACGCCGCCCTCTCTGCCACCGGGACCTTCTGCCCAGTCCCCTCAGAGCAGCTTCCCCCAGCCAGCCGCTGTGTATGCCATCCACCACCAGCAGCTGCCCCACGGCTtcaccaacatggcccatgttACCCAG gCCCATGTCCAAACTGGAATCACAGCAGCCCCGCCCCCTCACCCTGGGGCTCCCCACCCgccccaggtgatgctgctgcaCCCACCCCAGAGTCATGGGGGGCCCCCCCAAGGCGCGGTGCCCCAGAGTGGGGTGCCTGCACTCTCAGCTTCCACACCCTCACCCTACCCCTACATCGGACACCCCCAAG CTCTCAGTGACCCCGACTGTCTCCTGACTTAG
- the ATXN2L gene encoding ataxin-2-like protein isoform 25 (isoform 25 is encoded by transcript variant 31): MLKPQPLQQPSQPQQPPPTQQAVARRPPGGTSPPNGGLPGPLATSAAPPGPPAAASPCLGPVAAAGSGLRRGAEGILAPQPPPPQQHQERPGAAAIGSARGQSTGKGPPQSPVFEGVYNNSRMLHFLTAVVGSTCDVKVKNGTTYEGIFKTLSSKFELAVDAVHRKASEPAGGPRREDIVDTMVFKPSDVMLVHFRNVDFNYATKDKFTDSAIAMNSKVNGEHKEKVLQRWEGGDSNSDDYDLESDMSNGWDPNEMFKFNEENYGVKTTYDSSLSSYTVPLEKDNSEEFRQRELRAAQLAREIESSPQYRLRIAMENDDGRTEEEKHSAVQRQGSGRESPSLASREGKYIPLPQRVREGPRGGVRCSSSRGGRPGLSSLPPRGPHHLDNSSPGPGSEARGINGGPSRMSPKAQRPLRGAKTLSSPSNRPSGETSVPPPPAAPPFLPVGRMYPPRSPKSAAPAPISASCPEPPIGSAVPTSSASIPVTSSVSDPGVGSISPASPKISLAPTDVKELSTKEPGRTLEPQELARIAGKVPGLQNEQKRFQLEELRKFGAQFKLQPSSSPENSLDPFPPRILKEEPKGKEKEVDGLLTSEPMGSPVSSKTESVSDKEDKPPLAPSGGTEGPEQPPPPCPSQTGSPPVGLIKGEDKDEGPVAEQVKKSTLNPNAKEFNPTKPLLSVNKSTSTPTSPGPRTHSTPSIPVLTAGQSGLYSPQYISYIPQIHMGPAVQAPQMYPYPVSNSVPGQQGKYRGAKGSLPPQRSDQHQPASAPPMMQAAAAAGPPLVAATPYSSYIPYNPQQFPGQPAMMQPMAHYPSQPVFAPMLQSNPRMLTSGSHPQAIVSSSTPQYPSAEQPTPQALYATVHQSYPHHATQLHAHQPQPATTPTGSQPQSQHAAPSPVQHQAGQAPHLGSGQPQQNLYHPGALTGTPPSLPPGPSAQSPQSSFPQPAAVYAIHHQQLPHGFTNMAHVTQAHVQTGITAAPPPHPGAPHPPQVMLLHPPQSHGGPPQGAVPQSGVPALSASTPSPYPYIGHPQVQSHPSQQLPFHPPGN, encoded by the exons ATGTTGAAGCCTCAGCCGCTACAACAGccctcccagccccagcagcCGCCCCCCACGCAACAGGCCGTGGCCCGTCGGCCCCCCGGGGGCACCAGCCCTCCCAACGGCGGCCTCCCGGGGCCGCTGGCCACCTCTGCGGCTCCTCCCGGGCCTCCAGCGGCCGCCTCCCCCTGCCTGGGGCCTGTGGCCGCTGCCGGGAGCGGGCTCCGCCGGGGAGCCGAAGGCATCTTGgcgccgcagccgccgccgccgcagcaaCACCAGGAGAGGCCGGGGGCAGCCGCCATCGGCAGCGCCAG ggGACAGAGCACAGGAAAGGGACCCCCACAGTCACCT GTGTTTGAAGGCGTCTACAACAATTCCAGAATGCTGCATTTCCTTACAGCTGTTGTG GGCTCCACTTGTGATGTAAAGGTGAAAAATGGTACCACTTATGAGGGTATCTTCAAGACGCTAAGCTCAAAG TTTGAACTAGCCGTGGATGCTGTGCACCGGAAAGCATCTGAGCCAGCAGGTGGCCCTCGTCGGGAGGACATTGTGGACACCATGGTGTTTAAGCCAAGTGATGTCATGCTTGTTCACTTCCGAAATGTTGACTTCAACTATGCTACTAAAG ACAAGTTCACCGATTCAGCCATTGCCATGAACTCGAAAGTGAATGGGGAACACAAAGAGAAGGTGCTTCAGCGCTGGGAGGGGGGTGACAGCAACAGCGACGACTATGACCTCGAGTCTGACATG tccAATGGATGGGACCCCAATGAAATGTTCAAGTTCAATGAGGAGAACTACGGTGTGAAGACTACCTATGATAGCAGTCTTTCTTCTTATAC GGTGCCCTTAGAAAAGGACAACTCAGAAGAGTTTCGTCAGCGAGAGCTGCGTGCGGCCCAGTTGGCTCGAGAGATTGAATCAAGCCCCCAGTACCGCCTACGGATCGCCATGGAGAACGACGATGGGCGCACTGAAGAGGAGAAGCACAGTGCAGTCCAGCGGCAGGGCTCAGGGCGGGAGAGCCCCAGCTTGGCATCCAG GGAGGGGAAGTATATCCCTCTGCCTCAACGAGTCCGGGAAGGTCCCCGGGGAGGAGTTCGATGCAGCAGCTCTCGGGGCGGTCGGCCTGGCCTTAGCTCTTTGCCACCTCGTGGCCCTCACCATCTGGACAACAGCAGCCCTGGCCCAGGTTCTGAGGCCCGTGGTATCAATGGAG gcCCTTCCCGCATGTCCCCAAAGGCACAACGGCCTCTGAGAGGTGCCAAGACTCTGTCTTCGCCCAGTAATAGGCCTTCTGGAGAAACTTCTGTTCCACCTCCTCCTGCAG CTCCCCCTTTTCTTCCAGTGGGCCGGATGTATCCCCCGCGTTCTCCCAAGTCTGCTGCCCCTGCCCCAATCTCAGCTTCCTGTCCAGAGCCTCCCATCGGCTCGGCAGTGCCAACCTCTTCAGCCTCCATCCCTGTGACCTCATCAGTCTCAGATCCTGGAGTGGGCTCCATTTCTCCAGCTTCTCCAAAGATCTCCCTGGCCCCCACAGATG TAAAAGAACTCTCTACCAAGGAACCTGGGAGAACTCTGGAGCCCCAGGAGCTGGCTCGGATAGCTGGGAAAG TCCCTGGTCTTCAGAATGAACAGAAACGATTCCAACTGGAAGAACTGAGAAAGTTTGGGGCCCAGTTTAAG CTTCAGCCCAGTAGCTCCCCTGAGAACAGCCTGGATCCTTTTCCTCCCCGGATCTTAAAGGAGGAGcccaaaggaaaggagaaagaggttgatgGTCTGTTGACTTCAGAGCCCATGGGGTCTCCCGTCTCCTCCAAGACAGAGTCCGTATCGGATAAGGAGGACAAACCACCCCTGGCACCATCAGGAGGCACTGAGGGGCCAGAGCAGCCCCCACCACCTTGTCCAAGCCAAACTGGCAGCCCCCCGGTGGGCCTCATCAAGGGAGAAGACAAAGATGAGGGCCCTGTTGCTGA ACAAGTAAAGAAATCAACGTTGAACCCTAATGCTAAGGAGTTCAATCCTACAAAGCCTCTGCTGTCTGTG AATAAATCCACCAGTACCCCAACTTCTCCGGGGCCCCGGACTCATTCAACTCCCTCCATCCCGGTGCTGACAGCAGGCCAGAGTGGGCTATACAGCCCCCAGTACATCTCCTACATACCTCAGATCCACATGGGACCAGCTGTGCAG GCACCTCAGATGTATCCATATCCTGTATCCAATTCAGTGCCTGGGCAGCAGGGCAAGTACCGGGGAGCAAAAG gcTCCCTTCCTCCGCAGCGCTCGGACCAACACCAGCCAGCCTCAGCCCCGCCGATGATGCAGGCCGCCGCGGCTGCTGGCCCGCCTCTGGTGGCTGCCACGCCCTATTCTTCCTACATCCCCTACAACCCTCAGCAGTTCCCAGGCCAGCCAGCCATGATGCAGCCCATGGCCCACTACCCCTCACAG CCGGTGTTTGCCCCCATGCTTCAGAGCAACCCACGCATGCTGACGTCGGGCAGCCATCCCCAGGCCATCGTGTCATCCTCTACCCCTCAGTACCCTTCTGCAGAGCAGCCTACCCCCCAAGCCCTTTATG CCACTGTTCACCAGTCCTACCCACACCATGCCACACAGCTCCATGCCCACCAGCCGCAGCCGGCTACCACGCCTACTGGAAGCCAGCCGCAGTCCCAGCATGCGGCCCCCAGTCCTGTCCAG CATCAGGCGGGGCAGGCCCCACACTTGGGCAGTGGACAGCCACAGCAGAATCTGTACCACCCAGGGGCCCTGACAGGCACGCCGCCCTCTCTGCCACCGGGACCTTCTGCCCAGTCCCCTCAGAGCAGCTTCCCCCAGCCAGCCGCTGTGTATGCCATCCACCACCAGCAGCTGCCCCACGGCTtcaccaacatggcccatgttACCCAG gCCCATGTCCAAACTGGAATCACAGCAGCCCCGCCCCCTCACCCTGGGGCTCCCCACCCgccccaggtgatgctgctgcaCCCACCCCAGAGTCATGGGGGGCCCCCCCAAGGCGCGGTGCCCCAGAGTGGGGTGCCTGCACTCTCAGCTTCCACACCCTCACCCTACCCCTACATCGGACACCCCCAAG TTCAATCTCATCCCTCCCAGCAGCTCCCCTTCCACCCCCCGGGGAACTGA